In Lacerta agilis isolate rLacAgi1 chromosome 8, rLacAgi1.pri, whole genome shotgun sequence, one genomic interval encodes:
- the ZC3H12A gene encoding endoribonuclease ZC3H12A, whose translation MRSRFFPEEKRMNLGSLSAAPPGGFAHWPEPLPLAKCLGGSGQEEPGGSSMQESGYLSLKGPSPEESDADLGSWSSLEQDTTETQMKVDFFRKLGYSSEQILAVLQKHGLNADTNTVLGELVKHGMTTGERDPTDAPQDAPEAPLVPRGGAANQSPTRATPLEGEDGENLRPIVIDGSNVAMSHGDKDVFSCQGIFLAVKWFLDRGHTDITVFVPSWRKEQPRPDVPITDQHILRDLEEKRILVFTPSRRVGGKRVVCYDDRFIVKLAYESDGIVVSNDVYRDLQAERPEWKKFIEKRLLMYSFVNDKFMLPDDPLGRHGPSLDNFLRKKPVVPEHKKQQCPYGKKCTYGVKCKFYHPERLNQLQRSVADELRANARLSPTRGVPTSKEERGSRRPSQVEALGSLPPESEKTPFQKASMDKKSSTHKAKHGEGPTHLPLKGAPHKSSGSGTYRPTEWYQPPPPASPHMDSLSYVSQEQFDSGIGSLESQLSEMWPSPPGSHSAHPHHCRGQRPTYPHPLGPESNSYNCYQPQGYHKSVAGSGTGFLPYKPEVPSSSARALPPSLPGYSLPADSRASLGQGPKYWSEPYQPTAPREGLRGHQLPYDKASCQWAATDHFAKERANVHTRLCGIFHPHLVDVVMSRFPQLLDPQQLAAEILTYKSQNPGV comes from the exons ATGAGGAGCAGATTCTTCCCAGAGGAGAAAAGGATGAACTTGGGCAGCCTTTCTGCTGCCCCTCCGGGTGGCTTTGCCCACTGGCCTGAGCCTCTGCCCTTAGCTAAGTGCCTTGGTGGCAGTGGGCAGGAGGAGCCCGGGGGGAGCTCTATGCAGGAGAGTGGCTACCTGAGCCTGAAGGGCCCAAGCCCAGAGGAGTCTGACGCAGACCTGGGGTCGTGGAGCTCCTTGGAGCAGGACACCACCGAAACGCAGATGAAGGTGGACTTCTTCCGCAAGCTGGGCTACTCCTCGGAGCAGATCCTGGCCGTCCTCCAGAAGCACGGCCTGAACGCTGACACCAACACGGTCCTCGGGGAGCTGGTCAAGCATGGGATGACCACGGGGGAGAGGGACCCTACTGATGCGCCCCAGGATGCCCCCGAGGCACCGCTGGTCCCACGAGGGGGTGCAGCAAACCAGAGCCCCACACgtgccacacctctggagggagagGACGGAGAGAACTTGCGCCCCATCGTCATCGACGGGAGCAACGTGGCCATGAG CCACGGGGACAAAGATGTCTTCTCCTGCCAGGGCATCTTTCTGGCGGTGAAGTGGTTCCTCGACCGAGGACACACAGACATCACTGTCTTTGTGCCATcctggaggaaggagcagccgagGCCTGACGTCCCAATCACAG ACCAGCACATCCTCCGCGACCTTGAGGAGAAGAGGATCCTTGTCTTCACGCCTTCCCGGCGCGTGGGGGGCAAGCGGGTGGTCTGCTACGATGACCGCTTCATTGTGAAGCTGGCCTACGAGTCGGACGGCATCGTGGTCTCCAACGACGTCTACCGAGACCTGCAGGCGGAGCGGCCCGAGTGGAAGAAGTTCATCGAGAAGCGTCTGCTGATGTACTCGTTCGTCAATGACAA GTTCATGCTTCCCGATGATCCACTTGGGCGTCATGGACCCAGCCTGGACAACTTTCTGAGGAAGAAGCCGGTGGTTCCTGAGCACAAGAAGCAGCAGTGCCCTTATG GGAAGAAATGCACCTACGGCGTCAAGTGCAAGTTCTACCACCCAGAGCGCCTCAACCAGCTGCAGCGCTCCGTGGCCGACGAGCTCCGCGCCAACGCCAGGCTGTCCCCAACTAGGGGCGTGCCAACATccaaggaggagagggggagccGGCGGCCCTCCCAGGTGGAAGCCTTGGGCTCCCTGCCCCCCGAGAGTGAGAAGACCCCCTTTCAGAAGGCTTCCATGGACAAGAAAAGCTCCACCCACAAAGCCAAGCACGGGGAAGGCCCCACACACCTCCCTCTCAAAGGGGCCCCTCATAAGAGCAGCGGCAGTGGCACCTACCGGCCCACAGAGTGGTACCAGCCACCGcctcctgcctctccccacatggACTCCCTCTCTTACGTGTCTCAGGAGCAGTTCGACTCTGGCATCGGCTCCCTGGAGAGCCAGCTGTCCGAGATGTGGCCCAGCCCCCCGGGCAGCCACAGCGCTCACCCCCACCACTGCAGGGGGCAGAGGCCCACCTACCCGCACCCTCTGGGCCCTGAGTCAAATAGCTACAACTGCTACCAGCCCCAGGGCTACCACAAGTCCGTTGCGGGCTCTGGCACTGGCTTCTTGCCCTACAAACCAGAGGtgccttcctcctctgccagggccctccctccctccctgcccggATACAGCCTGCCTGCTGACTCGAGGGCTTCTCTGGGGCAGGGACCCAAGTACTGGTCCGAGCCCTACCAGCCCACAGCCCCCAGGGAGGGGCTGAGGGGCCACCAGCTGCCCTACGACAAGGCCTCCTGCCAGTGGGCCGCAACAGACCACTTTGCCAAGGAGCGTGCCAACGTGCACACCCGCCTGTGCGGGATCTTCCACCCTCACCTGGTGGACGTGGTCATGAGCCGCTTCCCGCAGCTTCTCGACCCCCAGCAGCTCGCCGCCGAAATCCTCACTTACAAGTCCCAAAACCCCGGGGTGTGA